Proteins encoded within one genomic window of Methanomassiliicoccales archaeon:
- a CDS encoding 50S ribosomal protein L37ae: MAKRTEKAGTAGRYGARCGVVTRKTTRDIEAIERSKSECPTCHHMNVKRVSTGIWQCRHCDAKFAAASYTPTIKKITSKEVLAQKAQLGGGEQHV; the protein is encoded by the coding sequence ATGGCAAAGAGAACAGAGAAAGCAGGAACCGCCGGAAGGTACGGAGCAAGATGCGGTGTCGTCACCAGGAAGACGACCAGGGACATTGAGGCAATCGAGAGATCGAAGTCCGAGTGCCCCACATGCCACCATATGAATGTCAAGCGGGTATCCACCGGGATCTGGCAATGCCGGCACTGCGACGCCAAGTTCGCGGCCGCCAGCTACACGCCGACCATAAAGAAGATCACCTCAAAGGAGGTGCTGGCCCAGAAGGCTCAGCTCGGCGGAGGCGAACAGCACGTATAA
- a CDS encoding DHH family phosphoesterase produces MLTMIAERLKQGRKVILLHGNADPDALGCGYAIAKAFPDADICAPGGLDKISKVIAMKLNLKVLDRMDMTEYDQVVVVDTSSPDQLGEFSSVPANAIIIDHHARSDRWGDRTYYCDDKKKSCAEIVYQLLRVAGIGIERDVGLALLAGMLTDSGHFRYSNAGLLRSFADLMEEAGLEIDEVTSVTDLEPDVSERISQLKGAQRIRFDRVGDRIVAISVGSAYESSVCKGMLAIGADVAFVGSQRDQSFRLSARARPEMVRMGFHLGKVLENIGVETSNDGGGHGGAAGLVGVGDVEAILNICMQRAMDFLREKKRSRESLSP; encoded by the coding sequence ATGCTCACGATGATCGCAGAGAGGCTCAAGCAAGGTCGGAAGGTCATCTTGCTTCACGGCAACGCCGACCCGGACGCGCTGGGATGCGGCTACGCGATCGCCAAGGCGTTCCCCGATGCGGACATATGCGCCCCCGGAGGTCTGGACAAGATCTCCAAGGTCATCGCGATGAAGCTCAACCTCAAGGTCCTGGACCGGATGGACATGACCGAATATGACCAGGTGGTCGTGGTGGACACCTCGTCGCCGGACCAGCTTGGAGAGTTCTCTTCGGTGCCAGCCAATGCCATAATCATCGACCATCACGCCCGTTCGGACCGCTGGGGGGACCGGACCTACTATTGCGATGACAAGAAGAAGAGCTGCGCGGAGATCGTATACCAACTGTTGCGGGTAGCCGGGATCGGGATCGAACGGGATGTCGGCCTGGCACTGCTGGCGGGCATGCTGACGGATAGCGGCCATTTCCGATACTCCAATGCGGGCCTGCTGCGTTCATTCGCCGACCTGATGGAAGAGGCCGGTCTGGAGATCGACGAGGTCACCTCGGTGACCGACCTGGAGCCGGACGTTTCCGAGAGGATCTCGCAGCTGAAGGGGGCACAGCGCATCCGCTTCGACCGCGTGGGCGACCGCATCGTGGCCATATCCGTCGGCAGCGCCTATGAGAGCTCGGTGTGCAAGGGCATGCTGGCGATCGGCGCGGACGTGGCGTTCGTGGGTTCCCAGAGGGACCAGAGCTTCCGGTTGTCGGCCCGGGCCAGGCCGGAGATGGTGCGCATGGGGTTCCATCTGGGAAAAGTGCTGGAGAACATCGGCGTGGAAACGTCCAACGATGGGGGCGGCCACGGAGGCGCGGCCGGCCTGGTCGGAGTTGGGGATGTGGAGGCCATCCTGAACATCTGCATGCAACGCGCCATGGACTTTTTGAGAGAAAAGAAACGGAGCAGGGAATCCCTGTCCCCGTGA
- a CDS encoding ribosome assembly factor SBDS, whose protein sequence is MVDIEDAIIAKLESHGETFEILIDPKVVNLLKEGKDPNLVDYMVIDEVFKNAHKGTKAPEEKIKEIFGTNDVVEVAKQIILKGEIQLTAQQRKEMLENKRKRIVSEITRNAINPQTGGPHTAERISMAMDEAKVHIDPFKPVEQQINQVLDKLRPLIPIRFEKIRIAVKLSGDEYGKCYDDIIHFGKIIKEEWEPNGSWIGVVEIPAGMRDDFYGRLNEKTKGNAQTKQLKG, encoded by the coding sequence ATGGTAGACATCGAGGACGCGATCATCGCGAAGCTGGAATCCCACGGGGAGACCTTTGAGATCCTGATCGACCCGAAGGTGGTCAATCTCCTCAAGGAGGGGAAAGACCCCAACCTAGTCGATTATATGGTCATAGACGAGGTCTTCAAGAATGCCCACAAAGGAACGAAAGCTCCCGAAGAGAAGATCAAGGAGATCTTTGGCACGAACGATGTGGTCGAGGTCGCCAAGCAGATCATACTCAAGGGAGAGATCCAGTTAACCGCCCAACAGCGAAAAGAGATGCTGGAGAACAAGCGGAAGCGGATCGTCTCCGAAATAACCAGGAACGCCATCAACCCCCAGACCGGGGGACCGCACACGGCCGAGCGCATATCCATGGCGATGGATGAGGCCAAAGTGCACATCGACCCCTTCAAACCGGTGGAGCAGCAGATCAACCAAGTGTTAGACAAGCTGAGGCCGCTGATACCGATCCGATTCGAGAAGATCAGGATCGCGGTCAAGCTCTCCGGTGACGAGTATGGCAAATGTTATGATGATATCATCCACTTCGGGAAGATCATCAAGGAAGAATGGGAACCCAACGGTTCCTGGATCGGTGTGGTGGAGATCCCTGCAGGGATGAGGGACGACTTCTACGGGCGTTTGAACGAAAAGACCAAGGGGAACGCGCAGACGAAACAGCTCAAGGGCTGA
- a CDS encoding DNA-directed RNA polymerase subunit P — protein MRSNVNAVGMQCENCGSKIFYKERPNVKKVIKGR, from the coding sequence ATCCGATCGAACGTCAATGCGGTCGGTATGCAGTGCGAAAATTGCGGCTCCAAGATCTTCTACAAGGAACGCCCGAACGTCAAGAAGGTCATAAAGGGAAGATGA
- the rrp42 gene encoding exosome complex protein Rrp42, with amino-acid sequence MARSVVSEIKRDHIHKLIAKGKRVDGRVWDEFRQISIETNYIETAEGSARVKLGNTDVLVGVKMGIGAPFGDTPDRGVLSTNAELIPMGSPNFEAGPPDENSIELARVVDRGIRESGMIDLEKLCIEKGKECWINFIDIYVLDYDGNLFDAATLGAVAALKTCKVPAAENGKGEDFMMPIRTMPISCTAVQIENVILFDPTLDEEKVASARLTVTTDENGDLRAMQKGLRGAFTMDQVKNIIETSQRLGNELRKLVG; translated from the coding sequence ATGGCACGCTCTGTCGTATCTGAGATCAAGAGGGACCACATCCACAAGCTCATCGCCAAGGGCAAGCGGGTGGACGGAAGGGTCTGGGACGAGTTCAGGCAGATCTCCATCGAGACCAACTACATCGAGACCGCCGAGGGTTCGGCCCGGGTCAAGCTGGGCAACACCGACGTGCTGGTCGGGGTCAAGATGGGCATCGGAGCACCGTTCGGGGACACCCCGGACAGGGGAGTGCTCTCCACCAACGCCGAACTGATCCCGATGGGATCACCAAACTTCGAGGCTGGCCCGCCAGACGAGAACTCGATCGAGTTGGCCAGGGTGGTCGACCGCGGTATCCGGGAGTCTGGAATGATCGACCTCGAGAAACTGTGCATCGAGAAGGGCAAGGAATGCTGGATCAACTTCATCGACATCTATGTTCTCGACTATGACGGGAACCTGTTCGACGCAGCAACCCTGGGAGCTGTCGCAGCTCTCAAGACCTGCAAGGTCCCAGCAGCAGAGAATGGCAAGGGCGAGGACTTCATGATGCCGATCAGAACAATGCCCATATCCTGTACGGCCGTACAGATAGAAAACGTTATATTGTTCGATCCGACTCTCGACGAAGAAAAAGTGGCGTCGGCTAGATTGACGGTGACCACTGACGAGAACGGTGACCTCAGGGCCATGCAGAAGGGTCTGCGCGGCGCCTTTACAATGGATCAGGTCAAGAACATAATCGAGACCTCCCAGAGACTAGGCAATGAGCTGAGAAAGCTGGTAGGGTGA
- a CDS encoding prefoldin subunit beta, whose product MDDISPKLQNQIAQFQQVQQQLQQILNQKFRMESQLKEMDLTIDELKKTPEDSPVYKNVGALMIKVSDRESLLREIEDDKETSEVRVKSLDRQEKMLREKYQLMQEQISKAMGSGARPSEGSDDN is encoded by the coding sequence ATGGACGATATCAGCCCCAAACTCCAGAACCAGATCGCACAATTCCAACAAGTGCAACAGCAGCTCCAGCAGATCCTGAACCAAAAGTTCCGGATGGAATCCCAGCTCAAGGAAATGGACCTCACCATCGACGAGCTAAAGAAGACACCGGAGGACAGCCCTGTCTACAAGAACGTAGGCGCGCTGATGATCAAGGTGTCCGACCGCGAATCCCTGCTGAGGGAGATCGAGGACGACAAGGAGACCTCCGAGGTCCGCGTAAAGTCGCTCGACCGGCAGGAAAAGATGCTCCGCGAAAAGTACCAGCTGATGCAGGAGCAGATATCCAAGGCCATGGGCAGCGGCGCTCGTCCGTCCGAAGGTTCGGACGACAACTGA
- the rrp4 gene encoding exosome complex RNA-binding protein Rrp4, giving the protein MNREGAGGDREIVIPGDLLDASGLKAGSGAYAVEGKVFAAQLGIKSVKSNFVNVIPLGGRYIPATGDSVIGKVIDIGPSNWLIDINSPYPAPLHVNEVPWRVEFGDTSKYLNVGDTLLAKVLMVDETKRVQVTMKEQGLRKLSGGQVIDISYTKVPRVIGKGGSMIQLIKSHTNCRIFIGQNGRIWLDGEIESMVTAIHAIRMIEEGAQQSRLTEKVKEYLESMTKSN; this is encoded by the coding sequence ATGAATAGAGAAGGTGCAGGTGGAGACCGGGAGATCGTGATCCCCGGAGATCTGCTCGATGCGAGCGGCCTTAAGGCCGGAAGCGGCGCCTATGCCGTGGAGGGCAAAGTGTTCGCCGCTCAGTTGGGCATCAAGAGCGTAAAGTCAAATTTTGTGAATGTCATTCCCCTGGGTGGGAGATACATACCGGCCACTGGCGACAGTGTGATCGGCAAGGTGATCGACATAGGACCGTCGAACTGGCTCATTGATATCAATTCCCCTTACCCGGCCCCGTTGCACGTCAACGAGGTCCCGTGGAGGGTGGAGTTCGGTGACACGTCCAAGTACCTCAACGTAGGCGACACCCTGCTGGCAAAGGTGTTGATGGTGGACGAGACCAAGAGGGTCCAGGTCACGATGAAGGAGCAGGGCCTGCGCAAGCTGTCCGGCGGTCAAGTGATCGATATATCATACACCAAGGTGCCCAGAGTGATCGGGAAGGGAGGCTCCATGATCCAGCTGATCAAGAGCCACACCAACTGCCGCATCTTCATCGGGCAAAACGGAAGGATCTGGCTGGACGGGGAGATCGAGAGCATGGTGACGGCGATCCACGCGATCCGCATGATCGAGGAAGGCGCCCAGCAGTCCAGGCTCACGGAGAAGGTAAAGGAATATCTCGAGTCGATGACGAAATCAAATTGA
- the rrp41 gene encoding exosome complex exonuclease Rrp41 yields the protein MSGNTGVKLIDDNGIRIDGRKVDELRPIKIEAGVLKSADGSAYVEIGKNKVLAAVYGPRECHPRHMQNPAKAIVQCKYNMIAFSVGDRKRPGPDRRSVEISKIISEALEYVVFTESFPRTSVDVYIEVLQANAGTRCAGLTAASVALADAGIPMKDLVPAIAVGKVNDQVVLDLNKEEDNYGQADVPIAMIPRTGEVLLLQMDGHLTVAEFNQAMDYAVPALEQVYQMQKDALRRRYAITETAEEAAAEEQNPSDSQEA from the coding sequence ATGAGCGGAAATACAGGTGTCAAACTCATTGATGACAATGGGATCAGAATAGACGGAAGGAAGGTGGACGAGCTGCGGCCCATCAAGATTGAGGCCGGCGTCCTAAAGAGCGCGGACGGCTCCGCCTACGTCGAGATCGGCAAGAACAAGGTCCTGGCGGCGGTATACGGCCCCAGGGAGTGCCACCCCCGGCACATGCAGAACCCGGCCAAGGCGATAGTCCAATGCAAATACAACATGATCGCGTTCTCGGTCGGCGACCGCAAGAGGCCGGGACCGGACCGGAGATCAGTCGAGATCTCCAAGATCATATCCGAGGCCTTAGAGTACGTGGTCTTCACCGAAAGCTTCCCCCGGACCTCGGTGGACGTTTACATCGAGGTGCTGCAGGCCAACGCCGGAACGAGATGCGCTGGACTTACCGCGGCCTCGGTCGCATTGGCTGACGCGGGGATCCCGATGAAGGACCTGGTGCCGGCAATCGCCGTCGGCAAGGTCAACGACCAGGTGGTCCTGGACCTGAACAAGGAAGAGGACAACTACGGTCAGGCGGATGTCCCGATCGCCATGATCCCGCGCACCGGAGAGGTTCTCCTGTTGCAGATGGACGGCCACTTGACCGTCGCCGAGTTCAACCAGGCGATGGACTATGCGGTCCCGGCATTGGAACAGGTCTACCAGATGCAGAAGGACGCGTTGCGCCGAAGGTATGCCATCACCGAGACTGCCGAGGAAGCGGCGGCCGAGGAACAGAACCCGTCCGATTCCCAGGAGGCCTAA
- a CDS encoding KEOPS complex subunit Pcc1: protein MSGMLRATLKVRTGHANTILASISPEAGREIPRTKVAAHVEPGQVVLKVEATDLAAMRAALNSYLRWMQIAEEMSITSGE, encoded by the coding sequence ATGAGCGGGATGCTCCGGGCCACCCTAAAGGTCCGCACTGGCCACGCCAACACTATCCTGGCATCGATCTCGCCCGAGGCGGGCAGGGAGATACCGAGGACCAAGGTCGCGGCCCATGTGGAACCGGGCCAGGTGGTCCTGAAAGTAGAAGCAACCGATTTGGCCGCCATGAGAGCGGCGCTCAACTCCTACCTCCGATGGATGCAGATCGCGGAGGAGATGAGCATAACATCAGGTGAGTGA